Proteins found in one Rhodobacteraceae bacterium D3-12 genomic segment:
- a CDS encoding cysteine hydrolase: MSKDALILVDIQNDYFPGGLWPVEGMEAAAERAAHLLSAARTSGQMVVHVRHEMASDKAPFFRPASKGAEIADAVAPAQGEMVLTKARPNSFLGTGLFDLLKAADVTAVTLCGAMSQMCIDATARAAADHGFKVRVVADACAAKSLVFNEVSVPAPQVHATIMAALQGTYAEIVTAKDITA, from the coding sequence ATGAGCAAAGATGCGTTGATCCTTGTGGATATCCAGAATGATTATTTCCCCGGCGGCCTTTGGCCGGTTGAGGGGATGGAGGCTGCCGCCGAACGGGCGGCGCACCTGCTGAGCGCGGCGCGCACATCGGGGCAAATGGTGGTGCATGTGCGCCACGAAATGGCGAGCGACAAAGCGCCCTTTTTCCGGCCCGCAAGCAAAGGTGCCGAGATTGCCGACGCCGTCGCCCCGGCGCAGGGTGAGATGGTTCTGACCAAAGCGCGACCGAACAGTTTTCTCGGCACCGGCCTTTTTGACCTGCTCAAAGCGGCGGATGTCACGGCGGTAACGCTCTGCGGCGCGATGAGCCAAATGTGTATCGACGCTACGGCCCGCGCCGCCGCCGATCACGGCTTCAAGGTGCGCGTTGTCGCCGACGCTTGCGCTGCGAAATCGCTAGTTTTCAACGAGGTTTCCGTGCCCGCGCCGCAGGTGCATGCAACGATCATGGCCGCGTTGCAGGGCACCTATGCCGAGATCGTCACAGCAAAAGACATCACGGCATAG
- a CDS encoding carboxymuconolactone decarboxylase family protein, producing the protein MSEALEKGRALLAGMNPGLEEALAARYDGDLPDMAETLVEWAYGRIYAREGLDLKTRQLCTVAALTALGGQTGPQLKINIENTRAAGASEREIFEVIWQMAVYGGMPAAINGLNAAREVFAACDL; encoded by the coding sequence ATGTCTGAGGCATTGGAGAAGGGGCGGGCGTTGCTGGCCGGGATGAACCCCGGATTGGAAGAGGCGTTGGCCGCGCGATATGATGGCGACCTGCCGGACATGGCCGAAACGCTGGTGGAATGGGCTTATGGGCGGATTTATGCGCGCGAGGGGCTGGATTTGAAGACCCGGCAGCTTTGCACTGTTGCGGCGTTGACCGCTTTGGGCGGGCAGACCGGGCCGCAATTGAAGATCAACATTGAAAACACGCGTGCGGCGGGGGCGAGTGAGCGGGAAATCTTTGAGGTGATCTGGCAGATGGCGGTTTATGGCGGGATGCCGGCGGCGATCAATGGGTTGAACGCGGCGCGCGAGGTGTTTGCCGCATGCGATCTGTGA
- a CDS encoding MerR family transcriptional regulator, whose product MKISEVATRTGLSVDTLRFYEKIGLIAPPMRDDAGRRVYGEDVIGWIGFLDQLNATGMKQADRVRYAKLRQQGAATYAERREMLEMHRAEIAKRLSKMRETLALMDRKVAHYRDLEAEVLADV is encoded by the coding sequence ATGAAAATTTCCGAAGTGGCCACGCGCACTGGGCTGAGCGTGGATACGTTAAGGTTTTACGAGAAAATCGGATTGATCGCGCCGCCGATGCGCGATGATGCGGGGCGGCGTGTCTATGGCGAAGATGTAATCGGCTGGATCGGGTTTCTGGATCAGCTGAATGCGACGGGTATGAAACAGGCCGATCGGGTGCGCTATGCCAAGCTGCGCCAGCAGGGGGCGGCGACATATGCCGAGCGGCGTGAAATGTTGGAAATGCATCGCGCGGAGATTGCCAAGCGCTTGTCAAAGATGCGCGAGACCTTGGCGTTGATGGATCGCAAGGTGGCGCATTACCGGGATTTGGAAGCGGAGGTATTGGCGGATGTCTGA
- a CDS encoding NAD(P)(+) transhydrogenase (Re/Si-specific) subunit beta produces MEFGFTTAAYVVAAVLFILSLGGLSGQESAKRAVWYGIVGMALAVVATLIGPGSGLWLLSILLIIGGGIIGTYVAQRVQMTEMPQLVAAMHSLVGLAAVFVGYIGHIELNNVLAMGLDERDALTGFAGLLAHKSGVEQNILRVELFLGVFIGAVTFTGSVVAYGKLAGKLTSAAEKLPGGHMLNAAAAAISVICLIWYFNTGGFFPLFLMTLAALFIGYHLIMGIGGADMPVVVSMLNSYSGWAAAAIGFSLGNDLLIVVGALVGSSGAILSYIMCKAMNRSFISVILGGFGGTSGPAMEVEGEMIAIEADGVASALDEADSVIIIPGYGMAVAQAQQNVAELTRRLRAKGKEVRFAIHPVAGRLPGHMNVLLAEAKVPYDIVMEMDEINDDFPETDVAIVIGSNDIVNPAAQEDPNSPIAGMPVLECWKAKQVFVSKRGQGTGYSGIENPLFYKENTRMFYGDAKASLDKLLGMID; encoded by the coding sequence ATGGAATTCGGTTTCACAACAGCGGCCTATGTGGTTGCAGCGGTTCTTTTCATTCTGTCGCTGGGCGGCCTTTCGGGGCAGGAAAGCGCGAAACGCGCGGTGTGGTATGGCATTGTCGGCATGGCTCTGGCCGTGGTGGCGACGCTGATCGGGCCCGGTTCGGGGCTTTGGCTTTTGTCGATCCTGTTGATCATCGGTGGCGGTATCATCGGCACTTATGTGGCGCAGCGCGTGCAAATGACAGAGATGCCACAGCTTGTCGCGGCGATGCACAGCCTTGTCGGTCTGGCGGCGGTATTCGTTGGCTATATCGGGCATATCGAGTTGAACAACGTGCTTGCGATGGGCTTGGACGAGCGTGACGCCTTGACCGGTTTTGCCGGGCTTTTGGCGCATAAGAGCGGCGTTGAGCAGAACATTCTGCGGGTTGAGCTTTTCCTTGGCGTGTTCATCGGGGCGGTGACATTCACCGGCTCGGTCGTGGCCTATGGCAAGCTGGCCGGTAAGCTGACATCGGCTGCAGAAAAGCTTCCGGGTGGGCATATGCTCAACGCGGCGGCAGCGGCGATTTCGGTGATCTGTCTGATCTGGTATTTCAACACCGGCGGATTCTTCCCGCTGTTCCTGATGACTTTGGCGGCGCTGTTTATCGGGTATCACCTGATCATGGGGATCGGTGGCGCGGACATGCCTGTGGTTGTGTCGATGCTCAACTCCTATTCGGGGTGGGCCGCGGCGGCGATTGGCTTCTCGCTTGGCAATGATCTGTTGATCGTGGTGGGTGCGCTTGTCGGCTCGTCGGGGGCGATTTTGTCTTACATCATGTGTAAGGCGATGAACCGGTCGTTTATCAGCGTGATCCTTGGCGGGTTTGGCGGCACCTCCGGCCCGGCGATGGAGGTCGAGGGCGAGATGATCGCGATCGAAGCCGACGGTGTGGCGAGTGCTTTGGATGAGGCGGATAGCGTCATTATCATTCCGGGCTATGGCATGGCCGTCGCGCAGGCGCAGCAGAACGTGGCCGAGTTGACCCGGCGTTTGCGCGCCAAGGGCAAAGAGGTGCGTTTTGCGATCCACCCGGTGGCCGGGCGTTTGCCGGGGCACATGAACGTGCTTCTGGCCGAAGCCAAGGTGCCCTATGACATCGTGATGGAAATGGACGAGATCAACGATGATTTCCCGGAAACGGATGTGGCGATCGTGATTGGCTCGAACGACATCGTGAACCCGGCTGCGCAGGAAGATCCGAACTCTCCCATTGCGGGGATGCCGGTGTTGGAGTGCTGGAAAGCCAAGCAGGTGTTTGTAAGCAAACGCGGCCAGGGCACGGGCTATTCCGGGATCGAGAACCCGCTGTTCTATAAGGAGAACACGCGGATGTTTTACGGCGATGCCAAGGCGAGCCTTGATAAGCTGTTGGGCATGATCGACTGA
- a CDS encoding helix-turn-helix domain-containing protein: MPEIALLSYSGAQQAAMLGLHDLFTLASGISRKRSGPELTLSMNTPPAQTPDIAILPPNMSGARGDADEALLDWLRAAHGQGAVLASVCAGAFWLGHAGLLDGRPATTHWMLEDEFCAAFPKAQLYPERLLIDDHDIVTAGGLMAWVDLGLFFVERLLGPDIVTQTARHMLVDPRGREQRNWRSFRPRLSHGDDRILPLQHAIESAPAADHSVVALAARARLSPRSLHRRFRAATGLTPNAYVQALRIEKARGLFERSRDSVATIARAVGYEDTPAFTRLFRSSTGLTPSEYRARFSVSSPPATAERLDRARVSR, from the coding sequence ATGCCTGAAATCGCTCTCTTGTCTTATTCCGGCGCGCAGCAGGCTGCGATGCTCGGGCTTCACGACCTGTTCACTCTGGCCAGCGGGATCAGCCGCAAACGCAGTGGACCAGAGCTGACCCTCTCCATGAACACCCCGCCTGCGCAGACGCCGGATATCGCGATCCTGCCACCGAACATGTCGGGCGCGCGCGGCGATGCCGATGAAGCGCTGCTAGACTGGTTGCGCGCGGCGCATGGTCAGGGCGCCGTGCTGGCCTCGGTCTGTGCTGGGGCGTTTTGGCTGGGTCATGCCGGGTTGCTGGATGGGCGCCCCGCCACAACCCACTGGATGCTGGAGGACGAATTTTGCGCCGCTTTCCCAAAGGCCCAACTCTACCCCGAACGCCTGCTGATTGACGATCATGACATTGTCACGGCGGGCGGGCTCATGGCTTGGGTCGATCTTGGCCTGTTCTTTGTTGAACGCCTGTTGGGACCGGATATTGTGACCCAGACCGCCCGGCATATGCTGGTCGATCCGCGGGGCCGCGAACAGCGCAACTGGCGCAGCTTTCGCCCAAGGCTCAGCCATGGCGACGACCGCATCCTCCCGCTGCAACACGCGATCGAATCCGCCCCCGCAGCCGATCATTCGGTCGTTGCCCTCGCCGCACGCGCCCGCCTCAGCCCACGCAGTCTGCACCGCAGGTTTCGTGCGGCAACCGGCCTTACGCCGAATGCCTATGTGCAGGCCCTGCGCATCGAAAAAGCCCGCGGTTTGTTCGAGCGGTCCCGCGATAGCGTCGCCACCATTGCCCGCGCTGTCGGCTACGAAGACACCCCCGCCTTTACCCGCCTGTTTCGAAGCTCTACCGGCCTCACACCGTCAGAGTATCGCGCCCGGTTCAGCGTATCCTCGCCCCCCGCAACAGCCGAGCGACTGGACAGAGCGCGCGTCAGCCGGTAA
- the kynU gene encoding kynureninase, with product MTDFATTKSLFHLPEGVIYLDGNSLGPLPKSATARMQTTMQNEWGEMLITGWNKAGWMEQPTRVGDRIARLIGAEQGHVVMGDTLSVKVYQALASALAMNPDRKVILSDSGNFPSDLYMAEGLIKSLNQGHELRVVAPEEVAANITEEIAVTMITEVDYRTGRLHDMKALTAKAHEMGALTVWDLAHSAGSLPVDVADARADFAVGCTYKYLNGGPGSPAFIYVAPRHAFAAAPALSGWLGHDAPFAFEPSYRPGAGIERMRVGTPPVLALSALEAALDIWDMTTMADIRAASIALTSRFVDEVERRCPMLELASPRDPAARGSQVSFRFADGYAAMQALIARGVIGDFRAPDIMRFGFTPLYIDESDVIAAAEIVEDIMTNRLWDTDEYKARARVT from the coding sequence ATGACCGACTTCGCCACCACCAAATCGCTGTTTCACCTGCCCGAGGGCGTGATTTACCTCGATGGCAACTCGCTTGGGCCGCTGCCCAAATCCGCCACCGCGCGGATGCAGACCACCATGCAGAACGAATGGGGCGAGATGCTCATCACCGGCTGGAACAAGGCCGGATGGATGGAACAACCCACCCGCGTCGGCGACCGTATCGCGCGCCTCATTGGCGCGGAGCAAGGTCACGTTGTCATGGGCGACACCCTTTCGGTCAAGGTCTATCAGGCGCTCGCCTCGGCGCTTGCCATGAACCCGGATCGCAAGGTGATCCTGTCGGATAGCGGCAATTTCCCCTCCGATCTCTATATGGCCGAAGGGCTGATCAAATCGCTGAACCAAGGCCACGAGCTGCGCGTTGTTGCCCCCGAAGAGGTCGCGGCCAACATCACCGAAGAGATCGCCGTGACCATGATCACCGAGGTCGACTACCGCACCGGCCGATTGCACGACATGAAGGCGCTCACCGCCAAGGCGCACGAAATGGGCGCGCTCACTGTCTGGGACCTCGCCCATAGCGCCGGTTCCTTGCCGGTTGACGTTGCCGACGCTCGGGCCGATTTTGCGGTTGGCTGCACCTATAAATACCTCAACGGCGGCCCCGGTTCGCCAGCGTTCATCTATGTCGCACCGCGCCATGCTTTCGCTGCTGCGCCTGCGCTCTCTGGTTGGCTTGGCCATGACGCACCCTTCGCGTTTGAACCCTCATATCGGCCCGGCGCAGGGATCGAACGGATGCGCGTTGGCACGCCGCCGGTGCTGGCGCTCTCGGCGCTCGAGGCGGCGCTCGATATCTGGGACATGACGACAATGGCGGACATTCGCGCCGCCTCGATCGCGCTCACCTCGCGGTTTGTCGACGAGGTCGAACGCCGCTGCCCGATGCTCGAACTCGCCAGCCCGCGCGATCCGGCGGCCCGCGGATCACAAGTGTCGTTCCGGTTCGCCGATGGCTATGCCGCCATGCAGGCGCTGATTGCGCGCGGGGTGATCGGCGATTTCCGCGCGCCCGATATCATGCGCTTCGGCTTCACCCCGCTCTACATCGACGAAAGCGATGTGATCGCCGCCGCCGAGATCGTCGAAGACATCATGACCAACCGCCTGTGGGACACGGATGAATACAAGGCCCGCGCCCGCGTAACATGA
- a CDS encoding GNAT family N-acetyltransferase produces the protein MTPRIRPYHSGDSDTLFAIFVDAVRNGTGEYYDNDQRRAWAPATTPPSDWSARLGACDTYVALFEGEIAGFIATTADGYVDLAFVRPALARRGVGQALYDAMLARARSRGLTALTTHASHLAKPFFARNGWRVETTELIERNGATLERFAMALDLSPLR, from the coding sequence ATGACCCCGCGCATCCGTCCCTATCACAGCGGCGACAGCGACACGCTCTTTGCGATTTTTGTCGATGCAGTGCGCAATGGCACCGGCGAATACTATGACAACGACCAGCGCCGCGCTTGGGCGCCCGCCACCACGCCGCCCTCGGATTGGTCGGCCCGGCTTGGCGCTTGCGACACCTATGTTGCCCTGTTTGAGGGCGAAATCGCAGGCTTCATTGCCACCACTGCCGACGGCTATGTTGACCTCGCCTTTGTGCGCCCGGCCTTGGCCCGGCGCGGCGTGGGACAGGCGCTCTATGATGCCATGCTGGCGCGTGCGCGCTCCCGCGGGCTCACCGCGCTGACCACCCATGCCAGCCACCTTGCAAAACCGTTCTTTGCCCGCAATGGCTGGCGCGTCGAAACGACCGAACTGATTGAACGCAATGGCGCAACGCTTGAACGCTTCGCCATGGCGCTGGACCTCTCGCCTCTGCGTTGA
- a CDS encoding MmcQ/YjbR family DNA-binding protein produces MTRAEFNSFCAALGPTTHVMQWGNSDVWKIGGKVFAICGWAESRDAFTFKCSDIAFEVLQDTPGIRPAPYLASRGMKWLQHYAAPGLSDGDLKAHITMSYEMIAAALPKKKRAELGV; encoded by the coding sequence ATGACGCGCGCAGAGTTCAACAGCTTCTGCGCCGCCCTTGGCCCCACCACGCATGTCATGCAATGGGGAAACTCTGACGTTTGGAAAATCGGCGGCAAGGTCTTTGCCATTTGTGGCTGGGCCGAGTCGCGTGACGCGTTCACTTTCAAATGCAGCGACATCGCCTTTGAGGTGCTCCAAGACACGCCCGGCATCCGCCCCGCCCCCTATCTTGCCTCGCGCGGGATGAAGTGGCTTCAACACTACGCGGCACCGGGCCTGTCAGATGGCGACCTCAAAGCGCATATCACCATGTCCTATGAGATGATTGCCGCCGCTCTGCCCAAGAAAAAGCGCGCCGAACTCGGGGTGTGA
- a CDS encoding Re/Si-specific NAD(P)(+) transhydrogenase subunit alpha: MKIGTPKEVFEGEARVAMTPDSALQLQKLGHECLIEAGAGARAGFEDAAYKEAGVQVIKSAASLWKEADIIAKVRQPNATELKRLTKGKTLISFFNPGGNEEGMEAAKAKGANVIAMEMVPRISRAQKMDALSSMANIAGYRAVIEAGNNYGRFFTGQITAAGKVPPAKVLVVGAGVAGLAAVGAAVSLGAVVYAFDVRPEVAEQVESMGAEFVYLDFEEEQQDGAATGGYASVSSPEFREAQLAKFRELAPEMDIVITTALIPNREAPKLWLEDMIKSMKRGSVIVDLAAEKGGNADGTVPDEKVVTDNGVTIIGYTDFPSRMASQASSLYATNIRHMMTDLTPEKDGKVNHDMEDDVIRGATVTYEGEITFPPPPPKIQAIAAKPKAEVKELTPEEKRAAEVAAFKAQTKQQVTLLGIGGALILLAGLYAPASFMQHFIVFVLSVFIGFQVIWNVAHSLHTPLMAVTNAISSIIILGALMQIGSGSFLVILLAALSVFMAGINIFGGFLVTRRMLAMFQKS; this comes from the coding sequence GTGAAAATCGGAACGCCAAAAGAAGTCTTCGAGGGGGAAGCACGGGTCGCCATGACACCGGACTCGGCGCTGCAATTGCAGAAGCTGGGCCATGAGTGCCTGATCGAGGCGGGCGCGGGGGCGCGGGCCGGGTTTGAGGATGCCGCATACAAAGAGGCGGGTGTTCAGGTGATCAAGAGCGCCGCCTCGTTGTGGAAAGAGGCCGACATTATCGCCAAGGTGCGCCAGCCGAATGCCACCGAGTTGAAACGGTTGACCAAGGGTAAAACCTTGATTTCATTCTTCAATCCCGGTGGGAATGAAGAGGGGATGGAGGCTGCCAAGGCCAAGGGCGCGAATGTGATCGCCATGGAAATGGTGCCGCGCATCAGCCGTGCGCAGAAGATGGATGCCCTGTCCTCGATGGCGAATATCGCGGGCTATCGCGCGGTGATCGAAGCAGGCAACAACTATGGCCGCTTTTTCACCGGTCAGATCACGGCGGCGGGCAAAGTGCCCCCGGCGAAGGTTCTGGTGGTGGGCGCGGGCGTGGCCGGTTTGGCCGCGGTTGGCGCGGCAGTGAGCCTTGGCGCGGTTGTTTACGCGTTCGACGTGCGCCCGGAAGTGGCCGAGCAGGTCGAATCGATGGGTGCCGAGTTTGTGTACCTCGATTTCGAGGAAGAACAGCAGGACGGCGCCGCGACCGGTGGTTATGCCAGCGTTTCGAGCCCGGAGTTCCGCGAGGCGCAGCTGGCCAAGTTCCGCGAATTGGCACCGGAGATGGATATTGTCATCACCACGGCTCTGATCCCCAACCGCGAAGCGCCCAAGCTGTGGCTTGAAGATATGATCAAGTCGATGAAGCGCGGTTCGGTCATTGTTGACCTTGCCGCCGAAAAGGGCGGCAACGCGGACGGCACGGTGCCGGACGAGAAGGTTGTGACCGACAATGGCGTGACCATCATCGGCTATACCGACTTCCCCAGCCGGATGGCGAGCCAAGCATCGTCGCTTTATGCCACCAACATCCGCCACATGATGACGGACCTGACGCCCGAGAAGGACGGCAAGGTCAATCACGACATGGAAGATGACGTGATCCGCGGCGCGACCGTGACGTATGAGGGCGAGATCACCTTCCCGCCGCCACCGCCGAAAATTCAGGCGATCGCGGCCAAGCCCAAAGCCGAGGTCAAGGAATTGACGCCGGAAGAGAAACGCGCCGCCGAGGTGGCCGCGTTCAAGGCGCAGACCAAGCAACAGGTGACATTGCTGGGCATAGGTGGGGCGCTGATCCTGCTGGCCGGGCTTTATGCGCCAGCGAGCTTTATGCAGCATTTCATCGTCTTTGTGTTGTCGGTGTTCATCGGGTTCCAAGTGATCTGGAACGTGGCGCATTCGCTTCATACGCCATTGATGGCGGTGACGAACGCGATTTCGTCGATCATCATTTTGGGCGCGTTGATGCAGATCGGGTCGGGATCATTCCTGGTGATCCTGCTGGCGGCTTTGTCGGTCTTTATGGCCGGTATCAACATTTTCGGCGGGTTCCTCGTCACGCGGCGCATGCTTGCCATGTTCCAGAAATCTTAA
- a CDS encoding SDR family oxidoreductase has product MMLKGKHALVTGGGTGIGLAIARALVAEGAEVTITGRRIDVLRDVAEPGMFPATMDVSDEAMSAEVIDAAVAERGPIQICVANAGIAEGRKLHKTDTEMWRRIMAINLDGCFFTIRESLRSMLTTDWGRVIAVSSIAGLRGAPGAGAYAASKHGVIGMVRSFSEDFMGEPYTFNSICPGYVDTPIVTRNTDAIANRAGISADQARDMMVQQNRHKRLITPEEVGAAAVWLCNPLSESTNGTEVRIGGGQV; this is encoded by the coding sequence ATGATGCTCAAAGGAAAACACGCGCTCGTCACTGGCGGCGGCACCGGAATCGGGCTGGCCATTGCCCGCGCTCTTGTGGCCGAAGGGGCCGAAGTGACCATCACGGGGCGGCGTATCGACGTGCTGCGCGACGTGGCCGAACCGGGCATGTTCCCCGCCACCATGGATGTTTCGGACGAAGCGATGAGCGCCGAGGTCATCGACGCCGCCGTGGCCGAACGCGGCCCGATCCAGATTTGCGTCGCCAACGCCGGCATCGCCGAAGGGCGCAAGCTGCATAAAACCGACACCGAAATGTGGCGGCGCATTATGGCGATCAACCTTGATGGCTGCTTCTTCACCATCCGCGAGAGCCTGCGCTCGATGCTGACCACCGATTGGGGCCGTGTCATCGCGGTGTCCTCCATCGCCGGTCTGCGCGGCGCGCCCGGCGCCGGGGCCTATGCGGCCTCAAAACACGGGGTTATCGGCATGGTCCGGTCGTTCTCCGAAGACTTCATGGGCGAGCCCTATACGTTCAACTCGATCTGCCCCGGCTATGTCGACACGCCGATCGTGACGCGCAACACCGACGCCATCGCCAACCGCGCCGGCATCAGCGCCGATCAGGCCCGCGATATGATGGTGCAACAGAACCGCCACAAGCGTCTGATCACGCCCGAAGAAGTCGGCGCCGCCGCGGTCTGGCTCTGCAATCCGCTTTCGGAAAGCACCAATGGCACCGAAGTGCGCATCGGCGGCGGACAGGTCTAG
- a CDS encoding isoprenylcysteine carboxylmethyltransferase family protein codes for MKWIDIPPVWLGIFIGLAWAQAVYLPLGLNFGIGFADFLGGVLVGGGLVLMALAVYEMRRHQTTVIPHREADRLVQSGIFSRSRNPIYLGDMLILAGLILRWDAVLALPLVPIFLWWIERRFILPEEDRLRRKFRADFARYCQKTRRWV; via the coding sequence TTGAAATGGATTGATATTCCGCCCGTTTGGCTGGGCATTTTCATTGGCCTAGCCTGGGCGCAGGCCGTTTATCTGCCACTTGGGCTGAATTTTGGCATCGGGTTTGCCGATTTTCTGGGCGGTGTTCTGGTGGGGGGCGGTTTGGTTTTGATGGCGCTGGCGGTTTACGAGATGCGCCGCCATCAAACCACGGTGATTCCGCATCGCGAGGCAGACCGGCTGGTGCAGTCGGGCATTTTCTCGCGGTCGCGCAATCCGATCTATCTTGGCGATATGTTGATCTTGGCCGGGTTGATCCTGCGCTGGGACGCGGTTTTGGCCCTGCCGTTGGTGCCGATTTTCCTGTGGTGGATCGAGCGGCGCTTTATTCTGCCCGAAGAGGACCGGTTGCGCCGCAAATTCCGTGCGGATTTCGCACGGTATTGCCAAAAGACGCGGCGTTGGGTTTGA
- a CDS encoding enoyl-CoA hydratase-related protein: protein MDDHIKIDREGRVITLTLQREEKKNALTQAMYAAMADALESYAEDDEARAFVITGAGDMFTAGNDLYDFAKGDRETEVPPVWRFLAAIRECPKPVIAAVNGHGIGIGLTMLLHCDLVYASTSATLSVPFVQLGLVPEAASSTLLPAAVGMAIANDMLLAGRVITAEEAERFGLVARVFEDAQLSGEVAKIAAAVAAMAPKAMVLSKALIRDNREAVAAKMAEEAKHFAAQLQGPEFAESVAAKMQKRAPNYG from the coding sequence ATGGATGACCATATCAAGATCGACCGGGAGGGGCGCGTAATCACGCTGACCCTTCAGCGCGAGGAAAAGAAGAATGCGCTGACGCAGGCGATGTATGCGGCGATGGCCGATGCGCTGGAAAGCTATGCCGAAGATGACGAGGCGCGGGCTTTTGTGATCACCGGGGCGGGTGATATGTTCACCGCTGGCAATGATCTCTATGACTTTGCCAAGGGCGACCGCGAGACAGAGGTGCCGCCGGTATGGCGGTTTCTGGCGGCGATCCGTGAATGCCCCAAGCCGGTGATTGCCGCTGTGAACGGGCATGGGATCGGGATTGGTTTGACCATGTTGTTGCATTGCGACTTGGTTTATGCCTCGACGTCCGCGACGTTGAGCGTGCCGTTTGTGCAGTTGGGGCTGGTGCCCGAGGCGGCGTCTTCGACGTTGCTGCCGGCGGCGGTGGGCATGGCAATAGCGAACGACATGTTGCTGGCGGGGCGGGTGATCACCGCCGAGGAAGCCGAGCGATTTGGTCTGGTGGCGCGGGTGTTTGAGGATGCGCAATTGTCCGGCGAAGTGGCAAAGATCGCCGCAGCCGTTGCGGCGATGGCCCCCAAGGCGATGGTCTTGTCCAAAGCATTGATCCGCGACAACCGTGAGGCCGTGGCCGCGAAGATGGCCGAAGAGGCCAAGCATTTTGCAGCCCAGCTTCAGGGGCCGGAATTTGCCGAAAGCGTGGCCGCGAAGATGCAGAAACGGGCGCCGAACTACGGTTGA